ATTAAAACCTAGGAATTCACAAACAGGAGATGTGCCTATCCCACAACAAATGCCaccaataaaaaaagggaTGTCGTACGCGTCATCTACCATACCATCATATCAAACAATGGAACGGACGAATCCTCTCATTCAACCtcaaatgaaaagttgTCAGCCTCCTGTAAGTGCCTACAAAATGAATCAATCACCACATcataaaaatatggaaaatgcTTATGGAAACGGCCGCTCCGGCAATGCCCAGATGCCTGATGGAAGATGGGGCAATCATCCACCACAAATGGCGCCGGAAGGCGTTCGACCTAGCCAGTTTCAAAATCCACAACAATATATCAATAGATATGCTCCTCAGGCTCAACCTGCAGTGCCAGCAGAATACTATAATGGGCCACCACCCAATATGCGAGCACCTCCTATGACGCCGCATATGATTCCACCGCAGGAGCCAGTACGTTGTACAGCTGGTGCGAACAGACGTAGTTATCCACAAAGCATGAAGTCGATTCCTCATGCTGCGCCTACTCAACCTATGGGAGTACCGAATAGTGAGTTTTACCTACCAGAAGCTCCCCAAGGGAACAGACTACATGGAAATATTAATAAGAGGcaagagagaaagaagcTGTACGATAACATCAGAAGCGGCAATTTCGGCATATAGAAATACCTTTTACCTGGAACAACTATCTTTATAACCTCAGAGGCTATAAAATCTTcaagatatatatatatatatatattcatcgCAAATATTTCGGACATTACCGGACATTCAATTTTatgattctttttttaattctcACAAAAGGTAGACTAGCACACATTAAAGTTGAATATGAACCCACTATCCAAATCCTTTAGAAGGTCGCTTAAATTTGTCCTAGACGTGCCCTTGTTGTCTGCATGACTCTCATAGTATGGGTGCTATTACGCTTTTCTTCCACGCTGAATAATTCAGCGAACAGTTGACGGGTAAGCATCCTCTTAAATCAATGTAATTTCGAAAGTATCGACAAACTTCAATGCAATGGCATCACAACTCTGATTCCTCCAATTAAAAAACAGGTAAAAGCTCTCAAACAACTGTGCTATGTCCCAAGAAAGTAGCGTTTCATCAGAGTCTCAGGAACAACCTGGTAATAATCCTAAAATAGAGGACGCAGACGCTGCCTCTGCTCACCCTAGAGATAATAGCAAACCCGTACTACCGTGGGATCATGAAAACAAAGCAATAGGAATCAAGAGCTTTAGTGGTTACAAAGTCGATTTCACTGGTTGGATAAGAAGAGACATGAAGCAACAACGACAAAGGCAGGCTGAATCTAATGCATCCGGCATGAAAGAATTAGAGAACAAATGCacaggaaagaaagaaccaAAGGAGAGAGAGTCTGAGGGCAAGGAGCTTGAAGAGGAGAGGGAGGACGGGCCAGAACTATAAGTTAACCCTAACCACTTCAGACAGTACTCCAAAACTCCCAATTGTGATTTGGTACATGCGCCGTAAAGCTCACATATTAATCGTGTCCACTagtcaaatttgaaaatttcgcAGAAAAGGCAGCTCATTCACTGCtgtataaataaatatgcGTATAAACTAAGCTTTTTAGGATACTACACTCTAGATTGTCCTTAACAATCATAAAAAAGCTAATGCGAATACACTTCCCTTAGTTTTTCTGAGGAAAaatcattcaagaaaaattcaatcaGAATTGATGGGAACTTAAAAGTTAATTTAATGGGTCCTCCTTGTATTCTAAAAAATTAGCTAACTATATTTCGGAGTTACGTGTGATTATTTTATCGAGGGTTCGCAAAAAATAACGTGATTATCTTATTGCCCTGTACTCTTATGTTAAACTTTTGTATTTGGGTCGACGATTTTGAGAAAGTAAGATGTTGCTCAACTCGTCTTTTGTTGGGCTACGGATCTGATACATCTTTTTGTTACCGTGCCGCTGTCAGTCTTAGAAAAACCACTGAACGAcgctaaaaaaaaaggcggCGCATTTAATGACATTGAGATGTTGTCAAAGATGATTTCATCTTTGTGTAAAAACTTCTTGTGTCGCTCCTCATCCTTTTTGTAATAATAAATATGTGTGCTGCCATTATTGTATTTTATCGGATGTTTTTTCCTAAATGTTAAATTGCCAGCAAGCCCTCCAATAATTTGGAAGAAAGCATCAATCGTTGACATAATTCATTCGAACAACCCTACTATAGCTTAAGGAATTAATGGTGTCATTCAGAGGGTTGACCGCAGTTGCCCTGTGCCTCGCAAAATTAGTAACCTGTAGTCCCGTTTCtgctaaaaataaagattcCATACAGTTTATTTACGGAGAAAGGGAAAGTATATATTCCGGCGTCGATAGTCAATCAATTAATGATAAGATTCATGGGGTTAATTTAGGCGGGTGGTTAGTGTTAGAGCCGTATATCACACCATCTTTATTCGAAGCTTTCCGCACGAACCCACATAATGATGACGGTATTCCTGTGGATGAGTACCACTTTTGTCAGAGATTAGGTTACGAAAAAGCGAAAGAACGCCTTCATAACCATTGGACAACATTCTACAGAGAGGAAGATTTCGCGAGGATTGCTTCTCAAGGGTTCAATTTGGTTAGGATTCCCGTCGGGTATTGGGCCTTTACAACTTTGAGCCATGATCCCTATGTTACCGCAGAACAAGAATCCTTTCTGGACCGAGCCATTGATTGGGCAAGAAAATACAACCTAAAAGTATGGATTGATTTGCATGGAGCGGCCGGCTCACAGAACGGCTTTGATAACTCGGGATTGAGAGATTCATATAAGTTTTTGGATGATGAATATTTGAGTGCCACCATGAAAGCCTTGACGTACATTTTAAGCAAATACTCAACTGATGCATACTCGGACACTGTTATTGGAATAGAATTGCTCAACGAGCCGTTGGGGCCAGTTTTTGACATGGaaagattgaaaaatttctttttgaagCCTGCTTATGACTACTTGagaaataagattatgAGTAATCAAATTATTGTCATACATGATGCTTTCCAACCTTACAATTACTGGGATGGTTTTTTGAACGATGAGAAAGAGAGACATGGCGTCATCATtgatcatcatcactatcaAGTGTTCTCCCCCATCGAACtagcaagaaaaatggatgaACGTATTAAAATTGCCTGCCAATGGGGAATCGGTGCCCTTAGTGAAACGCACAGATCTGTAGCTGGCGAATTTTCGGCAGCCCTAACTGATTGTACAAAATGGTTAAATGGCGTTGGCCTTGGTGCGAGATATGATGGAACTTGGGCCAAaggtaatgaaaaatccagTTACATCGGTTCCTGTGCAAACAATGAGAACGTTGCCTTGTGGTCCGAAGAAAGGAAACAGAACACTAGAAAGTTTATCGAGGCCCAATTGGATGCTTTTGAGATGACAGGTGGATGGATTATGTGGTGCTACAAGACAGAGAACAGTATCGAATGGGACGTTGAAAAGTTAATTCAGCAGAGCCTTTTCCCGCAACCCATTACTGAcagaaaatttccaaatcaatGCCGCTGAGTTTATAGCATACACCAAAGATTTTCGGAGTGttgttatcattattgaAGGTAGCTTTTGACAATTTAATGTCCCTATATAATTTCATGAGCTGTATAAATAAGTACTCGTTCTTTCTAATTCACATCTATGGTACATATGAGTGTTTTCCCGCAATAGTCAgaaattttattcaatGCAAACATAAAGGAGGGCCTCTTATTATTATATGCTGACACTTATGTGGGGGAGGAATGATGTACGGGACACGCGTCACCCTCGGTATTGCCGGACAGTTTACTTGAACAGTGCACatgaaatgaagaaaaaacagtaaGATTTACAAAATTTGTTGGCGAGTACTGTGAAAGAATGGGGAAGAACTCTTACACACGTACAAGATTGCATATATTGATATTTGCATTTGTTTGTTGTgtgatttgaaagaagGCACTGGAACACTATCTTCTAGGATCCACATCTGATAAATGGCAGCAGTACCCACGATCGACCTTACACTAGCCGACTCAGATAATGAagacatatttttttctttttcctcttctacAAGTATGGATAATGCAGAAATTAGGAAAGGAGACATGAAAGGAAGAAAGGCCGATGAGAAACTTGTTAGGCCTGATGGCAGTGCAAAGCAACCCCTCTCACATGCTTGCAGGGCGATTTTATCGAAAAAAGAGAGCTCCAATACATCTTTGAACGAAGAGGCAACCACgaacaaaattttccatAGAAAGGACAGTGGAGAATATTTCGACGAAGTAAATCAAGTCCATAGTTCggaggaaaaaatgatgaagtcATTCAATGGCGACAGAAAAGTGCATGTGATTAATTCAGGTAAGCAAATGACAAGGCCCTCCAACGGTCACGTAGACTCATCAAATAAATATGAGCAAAGTAAAATGAGCGAGGAAATAATTCATGATCaagtggaaaaagaaaatatcgatgtcattttttcctcataCTTTTCCAAGGACTGTAGCAGCAGCGAAGATGACTTAAAATCGAATAATCATCGGAATGGCACTCTCAATTTTCAGGACCTGAAGTCAAACTCAAACGAGACACGCTCAAGAGGGCAGGATTGTAGCTATGTGACAGAGGAGAACCATTTGGAAAACGAGGACGCGGATCAGACAAAACAAGCCACAGCTATAAATTATCATGTCCTTCCACTTGAATCTAGTGCTAATCTGAAATCCGAAACTGAGAAtgacttgaaaaatactatAACAAATATTACCGACGTGCAGCGGTCACCAATGTTAGTTTCCAACGCAAAATCTTTCGGAAACGAGGCTAAAAACGGAATAAGCAAAGCGGAGGAAAGGATGACCATCCGACTCCCAGGACTTCGGAGCGATGCTCTCTTACTTGAGCCAGAACAAAGCGAACTATTCAAACATTTTGGTGGACAACCTGTCGACACGGATGATGTTAAcatcaataataaaagaaagcacAGTGGTGAATTAGAAGATAGTAAGGTAGTTAAGAAACCTTTATCGCCTTTGAAGTACTTAGATGACGGCGCGTATGATTCCAATGCTTCtggacaaaaaaataactcGATTATAGTTCTCTCAGATGGGGAAGAATCTGCTATCGGTATAGACGATTTCAAAAGTAACTCAAAAGCTTCTGAAATAAATATAATCAACAATCATAACAATGATATGCCAGAAGTTATATCTTTACTAGACCTCCCAAACGTTGATTATGACAGCCCAGTTATAAAAGAACTTAGTAATAGCAATTCAACAATGATATCAGAAAGCGGCACACAAAACTCAGGTTCACTAACTCTTCAAAATGCTGTCAAGACGGAGCAAGCCGAGAAGATTCCCCACCAAGAGACCAATTCACTTGAGACTGCtaagaaaaatcatcaaagttTACTAAAGGAGATGAATTCGAAAGAATTAGAACTGCGCAATGCTCTCAATTCTTCTAAAACAAACTCAGAAATcctaagaaaaaaactaacaagaagagaaaaggagGTTTTTGAAGCTGAGAGGCATTGGCAACTATTATTAAGGTCAATGGGTAGAGGCGGTAGAACTATCAGCTCAACCCAACAGATTCTAGTCGATGGAGCTCAAAGCCAATTGCATAAgctaaaggaaaaaaggcAACTAACTAAGGCAAAACTGGATTCAATTAACATGAAGATGTATAACTTCAGCGAAAAATGGAAGTCTTTTGTCCACTCAAAAAACATAAAACTACAAAAATCGTTGACCGCACTTGAGCGGTCAATCAGGGACAACGAAGCCACTGCGACtgtaaataaaagaaacgaaTATTTGGCtgaaaaggagaaattaGATCAGATGTTGAAAGAAGGGACACTTAGCTTTAGTActtacaaaaaattgacgGGGGAAATCCAGCAGAAGCTAAACAATTTTAAATTGGAAGACCAACGTAAGGGAGAAGCTGGTGGCACTATGTCAATAGTACGACAGTCCCTGGCAAAAAGAGATTTGTTTATAAAATCCATCGATACTGCAAAAAATCTACTGGTAAACAATACATCAAGAACAGAAATGACGAAAAAAGTTCTCTATAAACATCTGGACAATTTAATCTCATATAAGAATTTCTTCGAAGGGGGGAAATCCTTGATAGACGTaaacagaagaaatatcGCACAGGAGTCGGCTCAAATATTGTTTACCAATGGTGTAAAAATGCCcattgtttttgaaactttacAGGATTACGgcatcaaattttccaacCAGGCCCTTGTCAGCCCTGATAGAAGAGCtcaatatttcaaaagcaTTGCACTTGCCCGCGATCTCATTTCGAAGTCTGATAGATCGGAGGACGCCAAACGAAAGATCACTcgatttttgaatatcctAGAAGAATTTCGAAGGGATATCGACACTGGATTTCCACCAACGCCCTTAAAGAGAGAAGGTGTTGGGAAAGCTGTAGTTGGGTTGAGACAGCAAGGACttaaaatggaaaaattgtatGAAAACTTGAGAAGATATAAGGTTCCTCTAACAAGTGAAGAGATCCTACAGCAGAGCTACTTATTTCCAGCAAACGCGAACGAACCACTTCCCTTAAACTGGAACACCCCAGAAGGTACAGAGAATGCTAATTCTATAGGTAATACTATGTCAATGCAAGATGAATTTCATATTTCTAATATGCATGCGGCTGAAGATCAAGAACAGATAAGGGCTCTTTTGGAAAACGTTAAACAGTCAGAAACTATTATTGATGGCGAAGCACTTACTCCAGAAGACATGACCGTGAACTTATTAAAGCATCAAAGGTTAGGTTTACATTGGTTGTTACAAGTTGAAAACTCCGCAAAAAAAGGTGGTCTACTTGCCGACGATATGGGACTGGGTAAAACTATTCAAGCTATTGCATTAATGCTGGCAAATCGATCAGATGATCATAAATGTAAAACTAATCTGATTGTTGCACCAGTTTCTGTTCTAAGGGTTTGGAAAGGTGAGCTAGAAACGAAAGTAAGAAAGCACGCGAAGTTTAATACGTTCATTTTTGGAGGATCTGGTAATGGGAAAGTAAAGCATTGGAAAGATTTGGCTAGATATGATGCCGTCTTGGTATCTTATCAGACCTTAGCAAACGAATTTAAGAAGCattggccaaaaaaattggatgatgaacaaaaacaaCTGCCGGCCGTGCCTCATATTCAAGCTTTAAATGCATTAAAGACTCCAAGTGAGTACTATTCTCCATTTTACTGTAATGATTCAACATTTTACAGAATTTTATTGGACGAGGgtcaaaatatcaaaaacaaaaacacaAGGGCCTCTAAGGCATGCTGCACTACAAATGGTGTATATAGATGGATTCTATCTGGTACACCGATTCAAAATAGCATGGATGAGCTTTACTCTTTGATACGATTTTTAAGAATCCCACCTTACCACAAGGAACAACGGTTCAAGTTAGATATTGGGAGatttttccagaaaaacAAGCAATATGAATATGACAATGAGGATAGGAAAAatgcattgaaaaagattaGAGTTTTATTGAATGCCATCATGCTTCGTCGGTCTAAAGCCGATAAAATCGACGGCAAACCGTTGCTGGAGCTTCCACCCAAAATCGTAGAGATAGACGAATCAAACCTGAAGGGAGAGGAGTTAAAATTTTACACAGCTttagaatcaaaaaatcaagcaCTAGCCAAAAGACTGCTCAATAATTCCACTAGGGGTAGTTATTCCGGCGTTCTCACATTGCTACTTCGCCTGAGGCAAGCTTGTTGTCATTCAGAGCTAGTTGTCAtgggtgaaaaaaaagcagaagGTACAAGGGTAGCAAATGGGAAaagctttgaaaatgacTGGCTCAGACTTTACTTGAAAATTAGTCATATGAATGAGGAAGCGCGGACCCAAGTAATTACTTCAATGAATTCTATGACTTGTTTCTGGTGTTTGGAACAATTAGAACCAGAAGCAATGTCCGTTTTGACAGGGTGCGGCCATTTAATTTGCGATGCATGTGTCGAACCCTTTATTGAAGAGTCCTCTTCTTTGCCTCAGGCCAAGAAAACTAGAGGTGGGGCTTTGGCTCTTCCATGCAAGGATTGTCAGCGTTTAACAAACGAAAAAGAGATAGTTTCGCACAAACTGTATGATCAGGTAATAAATCAGGGATTCAGTACGGAAGATTTACACGCAGAATACCTCAATGAAATGGAGAGACAAAAATTACAACAAAAAGATGTTTACGTGCCAGATTTTGTGAACTTGGAACCATCAACAAAAATAGAACAGTGTATAGAGGTTATCCAAACGGTATTTGATGACTCtccaactgaaaaaatcattattttctcCCAGTTTACAACgttctttgaaattcttgaacATTTCCTGAGAAGTAGATTGAATATTCCTTACTTGAAATACATTGGATCT
The DNA window shown above is from Saccharomyces kudriavzevii IFO 1802 strain IFO1802 genome assembly, chromosome: 15 and carries:
- the IES4 gene encoding Ies4p (similar to Saccharomyces cerevisiae IES4 (YOR189W); ancestral locus Anc_6.98); its protein translation is MSQESSVSSESQEQPGNNPKIEDADAASAHPRDNSKPVLPWDHENKAIGIKSFSGYKVDFTGWIRRDMKQQRQRQAESNASGMKELENKCTGKKEPKERESEGKELEEEREDGPEL
- the SPR1 gene encoding glucan 1,3-beta-glucosidase (similar to Saccharomyces cerevisiae EXG1 (YLR300W) and SPR1 (YOR190W); ancestral locus Anc_6.99); its protein translation is MVSFRGLTAVALCLAKLVTCSPVSAKNKDSIQFIYGERESIYSGVDSQSINDKIHGVNLGGWLVLEPYITPSLFEAFRTNPHNDDGIPVDEYHFCQRLGYEKAKERLHNHWTTFYREEDFARIASQGFNLVRIPVGYWAFTTLSHDPYVTAEQESFLDRAIDWARKYNLKVWIDLHGAAGSQNGFDNSGLRDSYKFLDDEYLSATMKALTYILSKYSTDAYSDTVIGIELLNEPLGPVFDMERLKNFFLKPAYDYLRNKIMSNQIIVIHDAFQPYNYWDGFLNDEKERHGVIIDHHHYQVFSPIELARKMDERIKIACQWGIGALSETHRSVAGEFSAALTDCTKWLNGVGLGARYDGTWAKGNEKSSYIGSCANNENVALWSEERKQNTRKFIEAQLDAFEMTGGWIMWCYKTENSIEWDVEKLIQQSLFPQPITDRKFPNQCR
- the ULS1 gene encoding translocase ULS1 (similar to Saccharomyces cerevisiae ULS1 (YOR191W); ancestral locus Anc_6.100) — protein: MAAVPTIDLTLADSDNEDIFFSFSSSTSMDNAEIRKGDMKGRKADEKLVRPDGSAKQPLSHACRAILSKKESSNTSLNEEATTNKIFHRKDSGEYFDEVNQVHSSEEKMMKSFNGDRKVHVINSGKQMTRPSNGHVDSSNKYEQSKMSEEIIHDQVEKENIDVIFSSYFSKDCSSSEDDLKSNNHRNGTLNFQDLKSNSNETRSRGQDCSYVTEENHLENEDADQTKQATAINYHVLPLESSANLKSETENDLKNTITNITDVQRSPMLVSNAKSFGNEAKNGISKAEERMTIRLPGLRSDALLLEPEQSELFKHFGGQPVDTDDVNINNKRKHSGELEDSKVVKKPLSPLKYLDDGAYDSNASGQKNNSIIVLSDGEESAIGIDDFKSNSKASEINIINNHNNDMPEVISLLDLPNVDYDSPVIKELSNSNSTMISESGTQNSGSLTLQNAVKTEQAEKIPHQETNSLETAKKNHQSLLKEMNSKELELRNALNSSKTNSEILRKKLTRREKEVFEAERHWQLLLRSMGRGGRTISSTQQILVDGAQSQLHKLKEKRQLTKAKLDSINMKMYNFSEKWKSFVHSKNIKLQKSLTALERSIRDNEATATVNKRNEYLAEKEKLDQMLKEGTLSFSTYKKLTGEIQQKLNNFKLEDQRKGEAGGTMSIVRQSLAKRDLFIKSIDTAKNLLVNNTSRTEMTKKVLYKHLDNLISYKNFFEGGKSLIDVNRRNIAQESAQILFTNGVKMPIVFETLQDYGIKFSNQALVSPDRRAQYFKSIALARDLISKSDRSEDAKRKITRFLNILEEFRRDIDTGFPPTPLKREGVGKAVVGLRQQGLKMEKLYENLRRYKVPLTSEEILQQSYLFPANANEPLPLNWNTPEGTENANSIGNTMSMQDEFHISNMHAAEDQEQIRALLENVKQSETIIDGEALTPEDMTVNLLKHQRLGLHWLLQVENSAKKGGLLADDMGLGKTIQAIALMLANRSDDHKCKTNLIVAPVSVLRVWKGELETKVRKHAKFNTFIFGGSGNGKVKHWKDLARYDAVLVSYQTLANEFKKHWPKKLDDEQKQLPAVPHIQALNALKTPSEYYSPFYCNDSTFYRILLDEGQNIKNKNTRASKACCTTNGVYRWILSGTPIQNSMDELYSLIRFLRIPPYHKEQRFKLDIGRFFQKNKQYEYDNEDRKNALKKIRVLLNAIMLRRSKADKIDGKPLLELPPKIVEIDESNLKGEELKFYTALESKNQALAKRLLNNSTRGSYSGVLTLLLRLRQACCHSELVVMGEKKAEGTRVANGKSFENDWLRLYLKISHMNEEARTQVITSMNSMTCFWCLEQLEPEAMSVLTGCGHLICDACVEPFIEESSSLPQAKKTRGGALALPCKDCQRLTNEKEIVSHKLYDQVINQGFSTEDLHAEYLNEMERQKLQQKDVYVPDFVNLEPSTKIEQCIEVIQTVFDDSPTEKIIIFSQFTTFFEILEHFLRSRLNIPYLKYIGSMNAQRRSDVINEFYRDPEKRVLLISMKAGNSGLTLTCANHVIIVDPFWNPYVEEQAQDRCYRISQTKKVQVHKLFIKDSVEDRISELQKRKKEMVDSAMDPGKIREVNSLGRRELGFLFGLNAL